Proteins found in one Lachancea thermotolerans CBS 6340 chromosome C complete sequence genomic segment:
- a CDS encoding KLTH0C01012p (conserved hypothetical protein) translates to MSYDSRSSILRRGFRLSSSRCQRRSTKGACKYKLKSISRATENYCVHHLAISVLMPFSRDWVDSQRTSPVPTRPGTVYLGKYSFSRDTLEETRNEEQITDFRTPPKSSRSFRTSIKRVFGKQALQQIEPHPDPTKRHHKFRRWLNTPEKEFTCTWSDFEDGLAPRTATTSDEARSERSSGNEVASMTHGTGESAYDTLRRERDDSSDVVFEMFSRMFLDSNSGATLHEDKLQSEPIKTAGSAPCARSKNRSGKRKHTILRKFRSTLRRSRPRETAGQFTLTEKYMGSDENLQRCLDDMDLMPFDLTAPSTAGNSGEFRDASAAAHGHETAFAGGFSDAERTYRRRFSNESYDSGFLPGALHVRKIRQCHAERSPHCE, encoded by the coding sequence ATGAGCTACGACTCTCGTTCTTCTATATTGCGACGTGGTTTTAGACTCTCAAGTTCCCGATGTCAGCGTCGCAGTACAAAAGGCGCCTGCAAGTACAAATTAAAATCCATCTCAAGGGCGACGGAGAATTACTGTGTTCATCACTTAGCTATATCTGTACTGATGCCATTCTCAAGAGATTGGGTAGATTCTCAGAGGACATCCCCAGTGCCAACAAGGCCCGGCACCGTGTATCTTGGCAAGTACAGCTTTTCCCGCGACACACTGGAAGAAACGCGAAACGAGGAGCAGATCACAGACTTTAGGACGCCGCCAAAATCTTCGCGGTCGTTTCGCACCTCCATCAAGCGCGTTTTTGGCAAGCAGGCATTGCAACAGATTGAACCGCACCCGGACCCAACAAAGCGTCACCACAAGTTCAGGCGATGGCTCAACACGCCTGAGAAAGAATTCACTTGTACCTGGAGTGACTTTGAGGATGGCCTCGCCCCAAGAACAGCCACCACGTCAGACGAGGCTAGGTCGGAACGCAGCTCAGGCAACGAGGTTGCGAGCATGACGCATGGCACCGGAGAGTCTGCGTATGACACGTTGCGCCGCGAGCGCGATGATTCGAGCGATGTGGTCTTCGAAATGTTCAGCAGAATGTTCCTCGATTCAAATTCGGGAGCAACATTGCATGAAGATAAACTGCAAAGCGAACCAATCAAAACTGCAGGCTCTGCCCCCTGTGCACGCTCGAAGAATCGTTCTGGGAAGAGAAAACATACTATCCTTCGCAAGTTTCGCTCCACGCTCCGCAGGAGTCGGCCCCGCGAGACGGCAGGACAGTTCACTCTTACCGAGAAATACATGGGCTCCGACGAGAATCTTCAACGATGCTTGGATGACATGGACCTTATGCCCTTTGACTTGACAGCACCATCAACGGCTGGGAACAGCGGGGAGTTCCGCGATGCAAGTGCCGCCGCCCACGGCCATGAAACTGCTTTTGCAGGGGGCTTCTCGGACGCCGAGCGTACATACAGGCGTAGGTTCAGCAATGAGTCCTACGATTCTGGTTTTCTTCCAGGAGCCTTACACGTCAGGAAGATCCGCCAGTGCCATGCAGAAAGAAGTCCACATTGTGAGTAG